A genomic window from Flavobacterium sp. I3-2 includes:
- a CDS encoding cytochrome c oxidase subunit 3 produces the protein MGATVTTAATKEKVWGGGASQQPLGASYGKMMMWYFILSDALTFCGFLVAYGFTRYKFINSWPIADEVFNHFPFLHGVEAPMYYVALMTFILIFSSVTMVLAVDAGHQMKKNKVAVYMLLTIVGGFIFLGSQAWEWKNFITGTYGAVETQGGQILQFVDKDGKRVALADFADTSIPDERVALNRSEAYWFLGNSTPSTYSVAQIQAGLEKNPNILIRTQFDEGRHKKVILSREESLAQASEFKYVVEGANLVRNEYGHKSFADLFFFITGFHGFHVATGVLLNIIIFFNVLLGTYERRKSYEMVEKVGLYWHFVDLVWVFVFTFFYLV, from the coding sequence ATGGGAGCGACAGTTACTACAGCAGCGACTAAAGAAAAAGTCTGGGGGGGAGGAGCATCACAGCAACCTCTAGGCGCAAGCTACGGAAAAATGATGATGTGGTATTTCATATTGTCAGATGCATTAACATTTTGTGGTTTTCTTGTAGCCTACGGTTTTACAAGATATAAATTCATTAATTCTTGGCCAATTGCAGATGAGGTGTTTAATCACTTTCCTTTTTTACATGGTGTAGAAGCACCGATGTACTATGTGGCATTAATGACATTTATTTTAATTTTCTCTTCAGTAACTATGGTTTTGGCTGTAGATGCTGGACACCAAATGAAAAAAAACAAAGTAGCTGTTTACATGCTTTTAACGATTGTGGGTGGTTTTATTTTCTTAGGTTCTCAAGCTTGGGAATGGAAAAACTTCATCACAGGAACTTACGGAGCTGTAGAAACTCAAGGTGGGCAAATTTTACAATTTGTTGACAAAGATGGTAAGCGTGTTGCGTTAGCTGATTTTGCTGATACTTCAATTCCAGATGAGCGCGTAGCTTTAAACAGAAGCGAGGCTTATTGGTTTTTAGGAAACTCAACACCTTCAACGTATTCAGTAGCTCAAATTCAAGCAGGTTTAGAAAAAAATCCAAATATTTTAATTAGAACGCAATTTGACGAAGGAAGACATAAAAAAGTAATTCTTTCAAGAGAAGAATCTCTAGCTCAAGCTTCAGAATTTAAATATGTTGTTGAAGGAGCTAACTTAGTAAGAAACGAATACGGACATAAATCATTCGCAGATTTATTCTTCTTTATCACAGGATTCCACGGATTCCACGTTGCAACAGGAGTTTTACTTAATATCATTATTTTCTTTAACGTATTGTTAGGTACTTACGAAAGAAGAAAAAGCTATGAAATGGTAGAAAAAGTCGGATTATACTGGCACTTTGTAGATTTAGTTTGGGTGTTTGTATTTACATTCTTCTACTTAGTATAA
- a CDS encoding cytochrome C oxidase subunit IV family protein, translating to MGASTHGSNTKRIWTVFIILSLITFVEVVLGIIKPAFLFHTEVLTLSLLNWIFIILTIWKAYYIMWAFMHLEGEKASFRWSIVGTLAFLGVYLTAIVLTEGHYIHEVFQNSSYRWIF from the coding sequence ATGGGAGCAAGCACACACGGTTCTAATACAAAAAGAATTTGGACAGTATTTATTATATTATCACTTATTACTTTTGTAGAAGTTGTTTTAGGAATTATTAAACCAGCGTTTTTATTTCACACAGAAGTTTTAACGTTAAGTTTACTAAACTGGATATTTATTATCTTAACAATATGGAAAGCATACTACATTATGTGGGCTTTCATGCACCTTGAGGGAGAGAAGGCATCTTTTAGATGGTCAATCGTAGGAACTTTAGCATTTTTAGGTGTTTATTTAACTGCTATTGTTTTAACTGAAGGGCATTACATACACGAAGTATTCCAAAATTCAAGTTATAGATGGATTTTTTAA
- a CDS encoding SCO family protein, whose amino-acid sequence MKNKAYIGISFIILVFGILVIPKIIDRFKGNAMVENDRLNIAPKSELVEIATAPKFSFTNQNNDVITEEFYKDKVYLVEFFFTSCPTICPIMNENMVEIQKEHIYDKNFGIASFSIDEINDTPEVLKQHAKDIGAIHENWNFFAGSQKDIFDLAKNYNMYVGANNDAPGGFEHSGLFALIDKNGKLRSRKDDFGNPIVYYDGTSEEGVKMIKEDIKKLLAE is encoded by the coding sequence ATGAAGAATAAAGCTTATATTGGAATTTCGTTTATCATTTTAGTATTTGGAATTCTTGTTATTCCTAAAATTATTGATAGATTTAAAGGTAATGCTATGGTTGAAAATGATCGTTTAAATATAGCGCCTAAAAGCGAATTAGTCGAAATAGCAACGGCACCTAAATTTAGTTTTACCAATCAAAATAATGATGTTATTACTGAGGAGTTTTATAAAGATAAAGTTTATTTAGTAGAATTTTTCTTCACTTCTTGTCCAACGATTTGTCCGATTATGAATGAAAATATGGTTGAAATTCAAAAAGAACATATATACGATAAAAATTTTGGTATAGCTTCTTTCTCAATCGATGAAATTAATGATACGCCAGAAGTGCTAAAACAACATGCAAAAGATATTGGAGCAATACATGAAAATTGGAATTTTTTCGCTGGTTCACAAAAGGATATTTTTGATTTAGCTAAAAATTATAATATGTATGTTGGAGCTAACAATGATGCTCCAGGTGGATTTGAACATTCAGGATTGTTTGCACTAATTGATAAAAACGGAAAATTACGTTCACGTAAAGACGATTTTGGAAATCCGATTGTTTATTATGACGGAACTTCAGAAGAAGGTGTGAAAATGATTAAAGAAGATATTAAAAAATTATTAGCAGAGTAA
- a CDS encoding DUF420 domain-containing protein yields MENRELEKKYNIWIWILSIAIPVVVAILFSVNLQKLGYDVKPLSFLPPIYAAINGVTAILLFLAVAAIKKGNVKLHEKIIKVCIACSVAFLAMYVAYHMTSIETKFGGEGVIRYVYFFILITHILLSIIIIPFVLITFVRGISGSYQRHKKLARITYPMWLYVAVTGVIVYLMISPYYVN; encoded by the coding sequence ATGGAAAATAGAGAATTAGAAAAAAAATATAATATTTGGATTTGGATTTTATCAATTGCAATTCCTGTTGTTGTTGCAATATTGTTTTCAGTTAATTTACAAAAATTAGGATACGATGTTAAACCATTGTCTTTTTTACCACCAATTTATGCGGCAATAAATGGGGTTACTGCAATCTTATTGTTTTTAGCAGTTGCTGCTATAAAAAAAGGAAATGTAAAATTACACGAAAAAATAATCAAAGTTTGTATTGCCTGTTCAGTTGCATTTTTAGCAATGTATGTTGCGTATCACATGACTTCAATCGAAACTAAATTCGGTGGCGAAGGTGTCATTCGATATGTTTATTTCTTTATTTTGATTACGCATATTTTATTGTCAATTATTATCATTCCGTTTGTTTTAATTACATTTGTAAGAGGAATTTCGGGTTCATATCAACGTCACAAAAAATTAGCAAGAATCACTTATCCAATGTGGTTATATGTTGCTGTTACTGGTGTAATTGTTTATCTGATGATTTCGCCTTATTATGTAAATTAA
- a CDS encoding TolC family protein: protein MKRSFWNIAILFVVSTTASFAQHKLWTLQECISHARDNNISVQKSELQYQNALINKSDAIGNFLPSANLSSSHSWNIGLNQNITTGLLENQTTQFTSAGLDVGIDIYKGSQNLYRLQRSRLTELSAKYQQEKLQDDISINVVNSYLQILFNREFLRVYQSQYKYDASQYDRIKILVDAGNVPSGDLLDSEATLATTLQNMTIAENNLKISKLALAQLLQISDYEHFDVIEENIIAEDSSVLLESPESIVEKSKNVLLESKINEAELEIAKKDIQIAKASYLPTIRGFYSFQTRAAYSKIVNGYELNQANPTNTIGYVEGTNQSVLTPNYTPILGPAKGIFDQFDTNKGQNFGISLSIPILNGFQIRNNVNRTKIAYETAELNLKETNLQIEQKVYTAYSDTQGALQTYKAAQKTLTARKQSLEYARQRYDVGLLNIFDLNQNQNLVIAAESELLRTKYDFIFKTKILEYYFGLPIFKN, encoded by the coding sequence ATGAAAAGGAGTTTTTGGAATATAGCAATCTTATTTGTGGTTTCTACAACCGCATCTTTTGCGCAACATAAACTTTGGACTTTACAAGAATGTATTTCTCATGCAAGAGATAATAATATTTCTGTACAAAAGTCTGAATTGCAATATCAAAATGCCTTAATAAACAAAAGTGACGCTATCGGAAATTTTTTACCTTCTGCAAATCTTTCGTCTTCGCATTCTTGGAATATTGGTTTGAATCAAAATATAACAACAGGTTTGCTAGAAAATCAAACAACCCAATTTACTTCAGCTGGTTTAGATGTTGGTATTGATATTTACAAAGGTTCTCAAAATCTTTATCGTTTGCAACGAAGTCGTTTGACAGAATTGTCAGCAAAATATCAACAAGAAAAATTACAAGATGATATTTCAATTAACGTTGTGAATTCATATTTACAAATTCTATTTAACAGAGAGTTTTTAAGAGTATATCAATCGCAATATAAATATGATGCTTCTCAATACGACAGAATCAAAATTTTAGTCGATGCAGGAAATGTACCTTCAGGTGATTTGTTAGATAGCGAAGCAACTTTAGCTACAACTTTGCAAAACATGACCATTGCAGAAAATAATCTTAAAATTTCTAAATTAGCATTGGCGCAATTATTACAAATTTCAGATTACGAACATTTCGATGTGATTGAAGAAAATATTATAGCAGAAGATAGTTCCGTTTTATTAGAATCACCAGAATCGATAGTAGAAAAATCTAAAAACGTTTTATTAGAATCAAAAATTAACGAAGCTGAATTAGAAATTGCTAAAAAAGATATTCAAATTGCCAAAGCATCTTATTTGCCAACGATTCGTGGTTTTTATAGTTTTCAAACTCGTGCTGCATATTCTAAAATCGTGAATGGCTATGAATTGAATCAAGCTAATCCAACAAATACTATCGGTTATGTAGAAGGAACAAACCAAAGTGTTTTGACACCTAATTATACTCCAATTTTAGGACCTGCAAAAGGTATTTTTGATCAATTCGATACAAATAAAGGACAGAATTTTGGAATTTCACTTTCAATTCCAATATTGAATGGTTTTCAAATTAGGAATAATGTAAATCGTACTAAAATTGCATATGAAACTGCTGAATTAAATTTAAAAGAAACCAATTTACAAATAGAGCAAAAAGTATATACAGCATATTCAGATACGCAAGGTGCTTTACAAACTTATAAAGCTGCCCAAAAAACTCTAACAGCACGTAAGCAATCCTTAGAATATGCTAGACAGCGATATGATGTTGGATTGTTAAATATTTTCGATTTAAATCAAAATCAAAATTTAGTCATTGCAGCTGAATCAGAATTATTACGAACAAAATATGATTTCATTTTCAAAACAAAAATTTTAGAATACTATTTTGGATTACCAATCTTTAAAAACTAA
- a CDS encoding efflux RND transporter periplasmic adaptor subunit codes for MKKYKTAIIVSIIIVVFAAIGIYLIDKNLNDKNKSTEVEVATLATGEIIQKVSATGKIQPEIEVKISSEVSGEIIDLPVKEGQLVTKGQLLVRINPDLYQSSIDRTVASLATSRAGLSQAEAQLKEAKLSYDRNKVLLDKGVISKAEWDKIVSAYEVAVASKNSSKFNVEAAQASVTEARDNMNRTTIYAPVAGTISRLDVELGERVLGTQQMTGTELMRVANLDNMEVEVDVNENDIVKIAVGNEAIIEVDAYLKKEFKGVVTSISNSSTSTTTTADQVTNFKVKVRILKESYQDLLEGKPVSYSPFRPGMTATVDIISKKLTNVTMVPISAIVMKTQAESVESTKVVEKVKDDKVTVTENVVVDTEEKKNEAVFVKNGDKAELRFVKTGIQDNKNIQILEGLKPGDQIIVGPYSVVSKTLKVGDKVSVKGEQVKK; via the coding sequence ATGAAAAAATATAAAACAGCCATTATTGTTAGCATTATTATTGTTGTATTCGCAGCAATTGGAATCTATTTAATCGACAAAAATTTAAATGATAAAAATAAGTCAACGGAAGTTGAAGTTGCAACTTTGGCAACCGGTGAAATTATTCAAAAAGTTTCTGCAACAGGGAAAATTCAACCTGAAATCGAAGTCAAAATTTCATCTGAAGTTTCAGGGGAGATTATTGATCTTCCGGTAAAAGAAGGTCAATTGGTTACAAAAGGACAACTTTTGGTTCGTATCAATCCTGATTTATATCAATCGAGTATTGATCGTACTGTGGCTTCCTTAGCAACTTCTAGAGCAGGTTTAAGTCAAGCCGAAGCGCAATTAAAAGAAGCTAAATTGAGTTACGATAGAAATAAAGTTCTTTTAGATAAAGGTGTGATTTCAAAAGCAGAATGGGATAAAATTGTATCGGCTTATGAAGTAGCAGTTGCGTCTAAAAATTCATCGAAATTTAATGTTGAAGCCGCGCAAGCTTCAGTAACTGAAGCAAGAGATAACATGAATCGTACAACGATTTACGCACCGGTTGCAGGTACTATTTCTCGTTTAGATGTTGAACTTGGTGAGCGTGTTTTGGGAACACAACAAATGACTGGAACTGAGTTGATGCGCGTTGCTAATTTGGATAATATGGAGGTTGAAGTCGATGTTAATGAAAATGATATTGTTAAAATCGCTGTCGGAAATGAAGCAATTATTGAAGTTGATGCTTATTTGAAGAAAGAATTTAAAGGTGTTGTTACTTCGATTTCGAATTCTTCTACAAGTACAACAACTACTGCGGATCAGGTAACAAATTTTAAAGTAAAAGTTAGAATCTTAAAAGAATCATATCAAGATTTGTTAGAAGGAAAACCAGTATCTTATTCACCTTTTCGACCTGGAATGACGGCAACAGTTGATATAATTTCAAAAAAACTAACAAATGTTACTATGGTTCCTATTAGTGCAATTGTTATGAAAACTCAAGCAGAGTCTGTAGAATCTACAAAAGTTGTGGAGAAAGTAAAAGATGATAAAGTTACAGTTACTGAAAATGTTGTTGTTGATACAGAAGAGAAAAAAAATGAAGCAGTATTTGTGAAAAACGGAGATAAAGCCGAACTTCGCTTTGTGAAAACTGGTATTCAAGATAATAAAAATATTCAAATATTAGAAGGTTTGAAACCTGGTGATCAAATAATTGTAGGACCTTATTCTGTTGTTAGTAAAACATTGAAAGTAGGAGATAAGGTTTCTGTTAAAGGAGAACAAGTTAAAAAATGA
- the tsaB gene encoding tRNA (adenosine(37)-N6)-threonylcarbamoyltransferase complex dimerization subunit type 1 TsaB yields the protein MIYILNIETATKQCSVSVSKNNELIALRELAEENFNHAEKLHVFIEEVIAEAQIKLADLNAVSVSKGPGSYTGLRIGVSTAKGLCYALGIPLIAIDTLQILAKQISITEGIIQPMIDARRMEVFTASYDSNYELIDKTTALVLDENSFDSIKGKIYFIGDGAEKTASILKEERFVFYSHLKYPSAKEMVDLSYDAFLNEKFEDVAYFEPYYLKDFMLTTKKK from the coding sequence ATGATTTATATTTTAAATATAGAAACAGCGACCAAACAATGTTCGGTTTCTGTTTCTAAAAATAACGAATTAATTGCGCTTCGCGAATTGGCTGAAGAAAATTTTAACCACGCAGAAAAGCTTCATGTATTTATTGAAGAAGTTATTGCAGAAGCTCAAATCAAATTAGCTGATTTAAATGCAGTTTCAGTTAGTAAAGGACCTGGTTCTTACACAGGACTTAGAATAGGTGTTTCTACAGCAAAAGGTTTATGTTATGCTTTAGGAATTCCACTAATTGCAATTGATACGTTACAAATTCTTGCAAAACAAATTTCTATTACTGAAGGTATTATTCAACCAATGATTGATGCAAGACGAATGGAAGTTTTTACGGCTTCATACGATTCAAATTATGAGTTAATAGACAAAACAACAGCTTTGGTTTTAGACGAGAATTCTTTTGATAGTATTAAAGGGAAAATTTATTTTATTGGTGATGGAGCTGAAAAAACAGCATCGATTTTAAAAGAGGAACGTTTTGTTTTTTATTCGCATTTAAAATATCCATCTGCTAAAGAAATGGTTGATTTGAGTTACGATGCCTTCTTGAATGAAAAATTTGAAGACGTAGCTTATTTTGAGCCTTATTACTTAAAAGATTTTATGTTGACGACTAAGAAAAAATAA
- a CDS encoding head GIN domain-containing protein, with translation MKLIYIFVFILGATLNANAQNPGPRKVKGNGRVIEKERRLPEFDRIEISGNIDATILNNDFQKKIMVNGDINLQTLIKTKVENGTLYLTYNNDVIILSQTEPLKVRIPSKKIKEIVLKDGAKLTNLGAIETLQLKISTTDNSTADLKLKVDEVIMDIENDSEIKLNGSANILKINYKGSKDFDARELSNFFTEIELDGSGNVYTNTVNGIDGNINGSGNLYYRATKTMNVTENGNGKAEKY, from the coding sequence ATGAAATTAATTTATATTTTTGTATTTATTCTTGGCGCTACATTAAATGCCAATGCACAAAATCCAGGACCTAGAAAAGTAAAAGGAAACGGCCGCGTAATAGAAAAAGAACGTCGTTTACCTGAATTTGACAGAATTGAAATTTCTGGAAATATTGACGCTACCATTTTAAACAACGATTTTCAAAAGAAAATTATGGTTAACGGAGACATTAATCTACAAACCTTAATTAAAACAAAAGTTGAAAACGGAACTTTATATTTAACCTACAACAACGATGTAATTATACTTTCGCAGACTGAACCTTTGAAAGTTAGAATTCCTTCAAAAAAAATTAAGGAAATCGTTTTAAAAGACGGTGCGAAACTAACTAATCTAGGTGCAATTGAAACTTTACAATTAAAAATCTCAACAACAGATAACAGTACAGCTGATTTGAAACTAAAAGTTGATGAAGTAATAATGGATATTGAGAACGATTCTGAAATAAAATTAAACGGTTCTGCAAATATTTTAAAAATCAACTACAAGGGTTCTAAAGATTTTGACGCCAGGGAGCTTTCAAACTTTTTTACTGAAATTGAATTAGACGGAAGCGGAAATGTTTATACTAACACAGTTAATGGAATTGATGGAAATATAAACGGAAGCGGAAATTTGTATTACAGAGCAACCAAAACAATGAACGTTACCGAAAACGGAAACGGAAAAGCCGAAAAATATTAA